From Aspergillus fumigatus Af293 chromosome 5, whole genome shotgun sequence, a single genomic window includes:
- a CDS encoding scramblase family protein has translation MWSSRLRTPLTGLVAAPGRAFASSFTRGRRSPRVARDVARRLRPVAHNRGALSPQQFEPTATESNRPTPNYDPAQNTLLSPVHIPEDPNGVLKETHPAMGILANSGLVIQRQLELMNVMIGFEQANKYVIMDANGNHIGYMAEQEKGMANMMARQWFRTHRSFVTHVFDRHENEVLRFHRPFSWINSRIRVYDPLDVAKSAFSSSTAVQTASSGSLVQATGTSNARISPLGLEDMRVIGEAQQQWAPLRRKYNLFTYHHSPLSATEMGTQRLPLSQTGLSNSQQMQLTQTNASGQDVGEYHQFAYVDEPFLSWDFSLRSADNRLIGSVNRNFVGFARELFTDTGVYALRMDSAALGSEDLTTRTNAPTGMTLDQRAVMLATAVSIDFDYFSRHSGAGGFGFMPIWFPGIGGEAAAGGAAAGGAAAGEAGAVGEAAAGTIGRAGAAEGIAEGAAAGAAGAGAMAGYDALSRGMAGDSNSQHPPPPEQQPYSADQQSSVSGQAGPYGDVWAEEQEDPFARAPEDPWNIEEPDDEGEEGDNDWF, from the exons ATGTGGAGTTCAAGACTACGGACGCCTCTCACAGGTTTGGTGGCAGCGCCTGGCCGTGCATTCGCGAGCTCATTCACAAGAGGACGTCGGAGCCCTCGAGTTGCTCGAGATGTGGCACGGAGATTAAGGCCCGTAGCACATAACAGAGGAGCGCTCTCTCCACAGCAATTTGAACCAACAGCTACGGAATCGAACAGGCCAACTCCCAACTATGACCCCGCACAGAACACCTTACTTTCTCCCGTTCATATACCAGAAGATCCCAATGGCGTCCTCAAAGAGACACATCCAGCCATGGGGATATTGGCAAATTCTGGTTTGGTTATACAAAGACAGCTTGAGTTGATGAATGTGATGAT CGGGTTCGAACAGGCGAACAAATACGTCATCATGGATGCAAATGGAAACCATATCGGATATATGGCCGAACAAGAGAAAGGCATGGCAAATATGATGGCGAGACAGTGGTTTCGAACACACCGAAGTTTTGTGACGCACGTGTTTGATCGGCACGAAAACGAGGTGCTTCGA TTCCACCGCCCCTTCTCTTGGATTAACTCTCGCATTCGGGTGTACGACCCTCTTGATGTTGCCAAAAGCGccttctcgtcttcaaccGCAGTCCAGACTGCATCTTCAGGGTCACTTGTCCAAGCTACGGGGACCTCAAATGCACGCATCTCGCCTTTGGGATTAGAGGATATGCGTGTGATCGGAGAAGCACAGCAGCAGTGGGCGCCGTTGCGGCGGAAATACAACCTTTTCACCTATCATCACTCCCCTCTCAGCGCCACGGAGATGGGAACTCAGAGATTACCTCTCTCGCAAACAGGGTTATCAAACTCGCAGCAGATGCAATTGACGCAGACTAATGCCAGCGGTCAAGATGTTGGTGAATACCATCAGTTCGCCTATGTCGATGAGCCCTTCTTGTCATGGGACTTCTCTCTACGCTCGGCTGACAACCGACTCATCGGCTCAGTCAACCGGAACTTCGTTGGCTTCGCGCGGGAACTGTTCACTGACACAGGTGTCTATGCTCTTCGCATGGATTCTGCGGCTCTTGGTTCCGAGGATTTGACCACACGAACAAACGCGCCAACAGGAATGACGCTGGACCAACGGGCAGTAATGCTGGCCACTGCGGTCAGTATCGACTTCGATTACTTTAGCCGTCACAGTGGTGCTGGCGGTTTTGGCTTCATGCCCATCTGGTTCCCCGGTATTGGCGGAGAGGCCGCTGCCGGTGGTGCCGCTGCCGGTGGTGCAGCTGCTggcgaagctggagctgtAGGTGAGGCGGCCGCGGGCACCATCGGCAGGGCTGGCGCCGCTGAAGGAATCGCTGaaggtgctgctgctggagctgcggGTGCGGGTGCGATGGCTGGTTACGATGCGTTGTCAAGAGGCATGGCAGGAGACAGCAATTCACAGCATCCTCCCCCACCCGAGCAGCAGCCGTACTCGGCAGACCAGCAATCATCGGTTTCCGGTCAAGCAGGTCCTTACGGGGATGTATGGGCCGAGGAGCAAGAGGATCCTTTTGCTCGCGCGCCCGAAGATCCCTGGAACATCGAGGAGCCAGATGATGAGGGCGAAGAAGGGGACAATGATTGGTTTTGA
- a CDS encoding E2 ubiquitin-conjugating protein UBC7 has product MSSVAQKRLFHEYKNLSTNPPEGITAGPVSEDDMFHWEALIQGPEGTPYEGGVFAAELKFPKDYPLSPPTMKFVGGGVWHPNVYPNGTVCISILHPPGDDPNHYEHASERWSPIQSVEKILISVMSMLAEPNDESPANVEAAKMWRERRSEYERKVRDEVRKGLGL; this is encoded by the exons ATGTCGTCCGTCGCACAGAAGCGTCTCTTTCACGAGTATAAGAACTTATCAACCAACCCTCCCGAGGGCATCACTGCTGGTCCAGTCAGCGAGGATGATATGTTTCACTGGGAGGCCTTGATTCAAGGTCCTGAGGGTACGCCATATGAAGGAGGCGTGTTTGCAGCAGAGCTCAAATTCCCCAAAGATTACCCGCTGAGTCCGCCAACAATGAAATTCGTCGGTGGTGGGGTGTGGCATCCGAATG TCTATCCCAACGGAACTGTCTGCATATCcattcttcatcctcccgGTGATGATCCGAACCATTACGAGCATGCCTCCGAGCGGTGGTCGCCCATTCAGAGTGTGGAGAAAATCCTGATCTCCGTCATGAGCATGCTGGCAGAACCCAATGACGAAAGTCCTGCTAATGTCGAAGCGGCAAAAATGTGGAGAGAACGCAGAAGCGAGTATGAGCGGAAGGTTCGTGATGAGGTCAGGAAGGGCTTGGGTCTGTAG
- the erg7 gene encoding terpene cyclase/mutase family protein yields the protein MTGGPIASWRTAAQGHLTPDENGDLKTDYSRWRLLDDRGRQTWHYLESDEENEKWPQSVADKHFLGLPTELPELPKAKTPLQCAENGLEFFSKLQLPPGNWACEYGGPMFLLPGLIITYYVTNTPIPPEYATEIKRYLFARQHPEDGGWGLHIEAHSSVFGTCMNYVALRLIGVSEDDPRMIKARGLLHKFGGAIYGPHWAKFWLSVLGVMEWECVNPVPPELWLLPDWVPFTPWRWWIHIRQVFLPMSYLWSKKFTHPLDPLTKQLRQELYTQPYDSISFANHRNSIHAADNYYPKTWLLNLINQLLVSVWNPYFRIPALVKRAEEWTWELIRMEDENTDYAGLGPVSNPMNMVACYLHDGPDSYSVRRHRERLNDYMWMKNEGMLMNGTNGVQVWDTAFITQAIVVAGFADDPKWRPMLTKALEFLEDHQLRENVPDQEKCYRQHRKGAWPFSNKTQGYTVSDCTAEGLRSTIQLQEMHNYPRLISVERLKDSVDCLLLMQNPSGGFTEYETTRGSEKLEWLNAAEVFGGIMIGYDYPECTTASVTALSLFSRFYPDYRADEIKAAKDKAVKYIKRVQRPDGSWYGSWGICFTYAAMFALESLASVGETYETSEYARRGCEFLLSKQKEDGGWGESYLSSEKHVYVQHEKSQVVQTAWACLALMEAEYPHKEPLQKAMKLLMSRQQPNGEWLQESIEGVFNQSCMISYPNYKFYWPIRALGLYSRKFGNEELM from the exons ATGACGGGAGGCCCAATTGCGTCGTGGAGAACTGCAGCTCAGGGTCACTTGACTCCTGACGAGAACGGAGACCTCAAAACAGACTATTCAAGATGGAGATTGTTAGATGATCGGGGCCGTCAGACCTGGCATTACTTGGAATCCGATGAAGAAAACGAAAAATGGCCTCAATCTGTCGCTGACAAGCATTTTCTGGGGCTCCCTACA GAACTTCCAGAGCTGCCGAAAGCAAAAACTCCACTGCAATGTGCCGAGAATGGCCTAGAGTTTTTCTCCAAATTGCAACTTCCTCCAGGCAATTGGGCCTGTGAGTATGGAGGCCCAATGTTCTTGCTCCCAGGCCTTATTATCACGTACTACGTGACCAACACTCCGATTCCGCCGGAGTATGCGACTGAGATTAAAAGGTATCTCTTTGCTCGTCAGCACCCGGAGGACGGCGGCTGGGGCTTGCACATTGAGGCACATAGCTCTGTCTTTGGAACTTGCATGAACTACGTCGCGCTGCGCTTGATCGGTGTCAGCGAAGACGACCCTCGTATGATCAAAGCCCGTGGGCTCTTACATAAGTTTGGCGGTGCCATATATGGCCCTCACTGGGCGAAATTCTGGCTCAGTGTCCTCGGTGTCATGGAATGGGAGTGTGTCAACCCCGTTCCGCCTGAGCTTTG GCTGCTTCCGGATTGGGTTCCCTTTACACCTTGGCGGTGGTGGATCCATATACGTCAAGTGTTCTTGCCCATGTCGTACCTATGGTCCAAGAAGTTCACCCATCCGCTGGATCCGCTCACGAAACAGTTGCGTCAGGAGCTGTACACTCAGCCTTACGACTCTATCAGCTTTGCAAACCACCGGAACTCGATTCATGCAGCCGATAATTACTACCCCAAGACTTGGCTTTTGAACCTGATCAACCAACTTCTCGTCTCTGTGTGGAACCCCTATTTCCGAATTCCTGCGTTGGTAAAACGCGCAGAGGAATGGACCTGGGAGTTGATTAGAATGGAAGACGAGAATACGGACTATGCAGGCTTGGGCCCTGTGAGCAACCCGATGAACATGGTAGCTTGTTATCTCCATGATGGGCCAGACAGCTATTCAGTTCGTCGCCATCGTGAGCGTCTGAATGATTACATGTGGATGAAGAATGAAGGCATGTTGATGAATGGAACCAACGGGGTTCAAGTGTGGGATACCGCTTTCATAACGCAAGCAATTGTCGTTGCCGGGTTCGCAGATGACCCCAAGTGGCGACCAATGCTCACCAAAGCATTGGAGTTCCTTGAAGACCATCAACTTCGGGAGAACGTCCCAGATCAAGAAAAGTGTTACCGCCAACACCGAAAAGGCGCGTGGCCGTTCAGTAACAAGACACAAGGCTATACAGTTAGTGATTGCACAGCGGAGGGCTTGCGATCCACAATCCAACTACAGGAGATGCACAACTATCCAAGGCTGATCTCCGTGGAACGACTAAAAGACAGTGTTGACTGCTTACTTCTGATGCAAAATCCCTCTGGCGGGTTCACCGAGTACGAAACCACTCGTGGCTCCGAGAAGCTGGAGTGGCTCAATGCTGCGGAAGTGTTTGGCGGAATCATGATCGGTTATGATTATCCCGAATGTACCACTGCTTCTGTCACCGCGCTTTCGCTTTTCAGCAGATTTTACCCTGACTACCGGGCCGACGAGATCAAGGCTGCGAAAGACAAAGCCGTGAAATATATCAAACGCGTGCAGAGACCGGATGGGAGCTGGTACGGATCTTGGGGAATCTGCTTCACCTATGCGGCCATGTTTGCCCTGGAAAGCCTGGCCAGTGTCGGGGAAACCTACGAGACCAGCGAGTATGCGCGGCGTGGCTGCGAGTTCCTCCTCTCCAAGCAaaaggaggatggaggatgGGGTGAATCCTATCTCAGCAGTGAAAAGCATGTGTACGTTCAACATGAAAAGTCCCAAGTAGTGCAAACTGCTTGGGCTTGTCTTGCACTAATGGAGGCGGAATATCCACACAAGGAGCCACTGCAGAAAGCCATGAAGCTGCTCATGTCACGGCAGCAACCAAACGGGGAGTGGTTGCAAGAATCCATTGAGGGCGTTTTCAACCAATCTTG CATGATATCGTATCCCAACTACAAGTTCTACTGGCCCATTCGAGCCCTGGGCCTTTATAGCCGCAAATTCGGCAACGAAGAACTGATGTGA
- a CDS encoding co-chaperone SGT1, which yields MNAAAEGDKALANSDCPTAIRYYTQALTELPRAPAYYIKRSTALSRLKPADGGPNFQAALQDAEIALTLARERAKRELILSAQMRRGIVLYQLERYGDAAFVFSTIQDKIGTTTEGQDRSEKVKDAMAGGGTARSSTKKGYEQELPIWILKVKGKLSKLAEGDEKARVTIEEFPKGVSIPSEKDLKKQFDAFKAGKVEEASAQAQATSADDKAADSTKTCTPTTESQATIGKAPPAMSTTSPPTGPSIEKVRHEWYQSHDSVVVTLYVKGVPKDRVDTELKDESAAIQFPLPSGADYAFTLDPLFAPIDPSASKVSVMSTKIELVLRKKTAGQKWGALEASSSSAKLADRQAIIGATPAAESGPSYPTSSRRGAKDWDKVASALTAKKSKGKGKERSAEKDAKAGDDSGDDSDGADSIDSDYGTGDPVDAFFKKLYANADPDTRRAMVKSYVESQGTSLSTNWKEVSQGKVEARPPSD from the exons ATGAACGCGGCAGCAGAGGGCGACAAGGCCCTAGCCAACTCTGACTGTCCCACTGCCATCCGGTACTATACCCAAGCCCTGACGGAGCTACCCCGCGCCCCAGCCTACTATATCAAGAGGTCGACTGCGTTATCACGGCTCAAGCCCGCAGACGGAGGTCCCAACTTCCAGGCCGCGCTTCAAGATGCTGAAATCGCGCTTACGCTTGCTCGAGAACGAGCGAAACGCGAGCTGATACTGTCTGCACAGATGAGACGCGGCATCGTCCTGTATCAGCTTGAGCGATACGGCGACGCAGCCTTCGTGTTCAGCACCATCCAGGACAAGATTGGCACAACTACAGAAGGTCAAGATAGATCGGAGAAAGTGAAGGATGCGATGGCTGGTGGTGGCACTGCGCGTTCCTCCACCAAGAAAGGCTATGAGCAGGAGCTCCCCATTTGGATATTGAAAGTTAAGGGAAAGCTGAGCAAGCTGGCCGAGGGCGACGAGAAAGCAAGGGTCACCATTGAAGAGTTCCCCAAGGGTGTATCGATTCCATCTGAAAAGGATCTCAAGAAGCAATTCGATGCTTTTAAGGCTGGTAAAGTCGAGGAGGCAAGTGCTCAGGCACAGGCCACCTCGGCGGACGACAAGGCCGCAGATTCTACAAAAACATGCACTCCTACAACAGAGAGCCAGGCCACAATAGGCAAGGCTCCACCCGCGATGTCCACCACTTCACCACCCACTGGCCCCTCAATAGAGAAGGTTCGGCACGAGTGGTATCAGTCTCATGACTCGGTTGTCGTCACCCTTTATGTTAAGGGGGTGCCAAAGGACAGAGTTGACACCGAGCTTAAGGATGAATCG GCTGCCATTCAGTTCCCGCTCCCGTCCGGCGCGGACTACGCTTTTACTCTGGATCCTCTGTTCGCTCCGATTGACCCATCTGCATCAAAAGTTTCTGTGATGTCAACAAAGATTGAACTCGTCCTTCGCAAAAAGACAGCGGGCCAGAAATGGGGAGCATTAGAAGCGTCGTCGTCAAGTGCCAAACTTGCTGATCGACAGGCGATTATAGGAGCCACCCCCGCCGCCGAAAGCGGGCCGTCCTACCCGACCTCATCTCGCCGTGGCGCTAAAGATTGGGATAAAGTCGCATCAGCGCTGACAGCGAAGAAGTCAAAAGGCAAGGGTAAGGAGCGGAGCGCGGAAAAAGACGCAAAAGCTGGTGATGACAGTGGCGATGATTCCGATGGCGCGGATTCCATCGACTCTGACTACGGCACTGGCGATCCAGTGGATGCTTTCTTTAAGAAACTGTATGCCAACGCGGACCCAGACACCCGTCGGGCCATGGTGAAAAGTTACGTGGAGAGCCAGGGCACGTCTTTGAGCACCAACTGGAAGGAAGTGAGCCAAGGCAAAGTGGAAGCACGGCCACCCAGTGACTAG
- the gprF gene encoding PQ-loop repeat-containing protein → MFPSQAGNLDLDALSGICGSISIACWVVVFSPQIIENFRRGSADGLSLLFLVVWLAGDVFNILGAVLQGVLPTMIILAVYYTLADIVLLGQCFYYRGFTLRDKLSNPTSPADINSEEEPSQTRKATEHTSLLPPKSNGHSHHVLAQEPHYQSGQAGPAAAATTSQVRPLPSHPDHRRHSATSFREIIHLNVDGTHLSPATPFIEPTSKEYLSARRISTLQTVLFNLTTIALVCAAGVLGWYVSPSSSKNEESDLPGDDRDSSSLTFDTVGQVFGYLCAALYLGSRLPQILLNYRRKSTEGVSLLFFLFACIGNLTYVLSILAYSPVCKRHSHHPHDCRPGEAAALYGRYVLVNLSWLIGSFGTLLLDMCIFIQFFLYKENGDGIDGSSACD, encoded by the exons ATGTTTCCCTCCCAAGCTGGCAATCTAGATCTAGATGCTCTAAGTGGTATTTGCGG GTCAATTTCCATTGCATGCTGGGTTGTGGTTTTCTCACCGCAGATCATTGAGAATTTCCGCCGTGGCTCTGCTGATGGActctctttgctctttcTCGTGGTCTGGTTAGCAGGGGATGTTTTCAACATCCTTGGTGCCGTCCTTCAGGGCGTGCTACCTACAATGATCATCCTTGCCGTCTACTACACCCTCGCAGACATTGTTCTTTTGGGCCAATGCTTCTACTACCGGGGATTCACGCTGCGAGATAAACTGTCTAATCCCACTTCTCCCGCAGATATCAACTCTGAAGAAGAGCCTTCGCAGACTAGAAAGGCAACGGAGCATACCTCTCTACTGCCTCCCAAGTCTAACGGTCACTCACATCACGTCCTGGCACAAGAGCCTCACTATCAATCAGGCCAGGCgggaccagcagcagcagcaactaCTTCACAAGTGCGGCCGTTACCATCGCATCCGGACCACCGGCGACACTCTGCAACATCCTTTCGGGAGATAATCCATTTGAACGTCGACGGGACGCATCTGTCACCCGCAACACCCTTCATTGAACCAACTTCCAAGGAATATTTGTCTGCTCGACGCATTTCCACTCTTCAGACTGTCCTTTTTAACTTGACCACCATTGCACTTGTCTGCGCCGCAGGAGTCCTGGGCTGGTATGTCAGCCCTAGCTCTTCCAAAAACGAAGAATCAGACTTGCCTGGAGATGACCGCGATTCATCCTCTCTTACCTTCGACACCGTAGGCCAGGTGTTTGGCTATCTATGCGCCGCCCTGTATCTTGGCTCACGCCTGCCTCAGATTCTTCTCAACTACCGGCGCAAATCTACGGAGGGGGTTTCCTTGCTatttttcctcttcgcaTGCATCGGCAACCTGACCTACGTACTCTCTATCCTGGCTTATTCCCCCGTTTGCAAGCGACACTCTCATCACCCTCACGACTGTCGCCCTGGAGAAGCCGCTGCGCTCTACGGCCGATATGTACTTGTTAATTTGTCGTGGTTGATAGGGAGCTTTGGGACTCTCTTGCTTGACATGTGTATTTTCATTCAATTTTTCTTGTACAAAGAGAATGGAGACGGCATAGATGGGAGTAGTGCCTGTGACTGA
- a CDS encoding putative SIR2 family histone deacetylase, with product MTKPSIRIPLTGPLPPPIIVPPSASTLSGAINAVLSFFTAPPSPYLSGVDVGRHSQAVLLTGAGISVASGLSDYRGEKGTYVTNKFYRPIYFHEFLSRHESRKRYWARSFVGWPGLLKAEPNSTHWAIRDLAAKGFVSSVVTQNVDSFHSIAHPELPTIELHGHLKSVVCTSCRNQFSRAEFQKSLERLNPAWAEFLARMVEAGALDTNNPEEQRRKGFKLNPDGDVDLAEAPYSTFRYPSCPTCLENPPRLKDGTLARVEVEKDGAWLPSSTAGILKPAVVMFGENIDPGVKTAAEEAIDDAGRLLILGSSLATYSAWRLVERAHRRGMPIAIINLGGVRNESVLFETSSDVSSSHVRCSFPSEAILPPVVSLLPKSIYG from the coding sequence ATGACGAAGCCCTCGATCCGTATACCGTTGACCGGTCCGCTGCCTCCACCAATTATTGTACCGCCATCAGCAAGCACACTTTCAGGAGCGATTAATGCCGTCTTATCATTTTTCACAGCTCCTCCATCCCCGTATCTTAGCGGAGTGGATGTTGGCCGACATTCGCAGGCTGTTCTCTTGACTGGTGCTGGTATCTCGGTAGCGTCTGGGCTATCCGACTATCGAGGGGAGAAGGGCACCTACGTCACGAATAAATTCTACAGGCCTATATATTTTCACGAATTTCTTTCACGACATGAGTCTCGCAAAAGGTACTGGGCTCGAAGCTTTGTTGGGTGGCCTGGGTTGTTGAAAGCTGAGCCCAACTCGACGCACTGGGCCATCCGAGATCTCGCCGCCAAAGGCTTTGTCAGTTCCGTTGTGACGCAGAATGTTGACTCTTTCCACTCAATTGCGCATCCCGAGCTACCGACCATTGAGCTTCATGGCCACTTGAAGTCTGTCGTCTGTACTAGCTGTCGAAACCAATTCTCTCGCGCTGAGTTTCAGAAGTCACTCGAGAGGCTCAACCCCGCCTGGGCGGAGTTTCTTGCCCGCATGGTCGAAGCAGGAGCTCTCGACACAAACAATCCTGAAGAACAGAGACGGAAGGGGTTTAAGCTGAACCCAGATGGTGACGTGGACTTGGCTGAGGCTCCATACTCCACGTTTAGGTACCCATCTTGTCCTACCTGTTTGGAAAACCCTCCAAGACTGAAGGATGGCACACTGGCCAGGGTAGAAGTGGAAAAAGATGGGGCATGGCTTCCTTCGTCTACAGCTGGCATTCTGAAACCCGCGGTCGTCATGTTTGGTGAAAATATTGACCCTGGAGTGAAAACAGCCGCTGAAGAGGCTATCGATGATGCGGGGAGGCTACTGATTCTAGGAAGCAGTCTTGCTACGTATTCTGCATGGAGACTAGTTGAGAGAGCCCACAGGAGAGGGATGCCTATAGCCATAATCAATCTGGGAGGTGTCAGGAATGAGTCGGTCTTATTTGAGACGAGTAGTGATGTCTCATCCTCACATGTTCGTTGCAGCTTTCCGTCTGAGGCGATTCTTCCTCCTGTGGTGTCGCTGCTTCCCAAATCTATTTACGGGTGA
- a CDS encoding cyclin-dependent serine/threonine-protein kinase phoA — MDYRNSYRTAEDSRSEYNNPASFSEIVSTLVSPKSFLFNNQRPKPSTQQTSITTRGNISSQTMDKSQQPSSFQQLEKLGEGTYATVFKGRNRQTGELVALKEIHLDSEEGTPSTAIREISLMKELKHESIVSLYDVIHTENKLMLVFEYMDKDLKKYMDTRGDRGQLDHATIKSFMHQLLKGIAFCHENRVLHRDLKPQNLLINKKGQLKLGDFGLARAFGIPVNTFSNEVVTLWYRAPDVLLGSRTYNTSIDIWSAGCIMAELYTGRPLFPGTTNEDQLQKIFRLMGTPSERSWPGISQLPEYKPNFHVYATQDLGLILPQIDPLGLDLLNRMLQLRPEMRISAADALQHPWFHDLPQLQAQLQQQQQQQQQQMAGGYGGMVPPQQTY; from the exons ATGGACTATCGGAATTCATACAGAACCGCAGAGGATTCTCGTTCAGAGTACAACAAccctgcttctttttctgaaATCGTATCTACCCTTGTGTCCCCTaaatcctttcttttcaatAACCAACGCCCAAAACCCTCGACTCAGCAGACTTCCATCACAACCAGAGGTAACATCTCTTCTCAGACGATGGATAAGTCGCAGCAACCCAGCTCtttccagcagctggagaag CTGGGTGAAGGTACCTATGCTACA GTTTTTAAAGGACGCAACCGCCAAACCGGCGAGCTCGTAGCGTTGAAGGAGATTCACCTTGATTCGGAAGAAGGAACACCATCGACAGCCATTCGAGAGATCTCGTTGATGAAGGAACTAAAACATGAGAGTATTGTCTCGCTTTATGATGTGATTCATACGGAGAACAAGCTCATGCTTGTGTTCGAGTATATGGATAAGGATCTGAAGAAGTACATGGACACACGGGGCGACCGAGGTCAGCTGGACCACGCCACGATCAAGTCATTCATgcaccagctcctcaaggGCATCGCCTTTTGTCATGAGAATCGGGTTCTCCATCGAGACCTCAAGCCTCAGAATCTCCTCATTAATAAGAAGGGGCAGCTCAAGTTGGGCGACTTCGGTCTGGCCCGTGCTTTCGGCATCCCTGTCAACACCTTCTCTAACGAAGTGGTGACACTGTGGTATCGTGCTCCGGACGTGCTGTTGGGCAGCAGAACGTATAACACGAGCATTGATATCTGGTCTGCCGGATGTATCATGGCAGAATTGTATACCGGCCGTCCTCTGTTCCCCGGGACGACCAACGAGGATCAATTGCAGAAGATCTTCCGCCTGATGGGCACCCCTTCGGAGCGTTCGTGGCCCGGGATCTCTCAGCTACCAGAGTACAAACCCAATTTCCACGTATATGCAACACAAGATCTGGGACTTATTCTGCCTCAGATCGACCCCCTCGGACTCGACCTGCTAAATCGAATGCTCCAATTACGGCCAGAGATGCGCATTAGTGCAGCGGATGCACTGCAGCATCCTTGGTTCCATGACCTACCTCAATTACAGGCTCAgttgcagcaacaacaacagcagcaacaacaacaaatGGCTGGAGGTTACGGAGGGATGGTTCCACCACAGCAGACATACTAG
- a CDS encoding putative cAMP receptor-like protein, whose amino-acid sequence MSLSPRELFAISTTERICSAISLAGTSIIIISFLSSRSFRKPINRLVFYASWGNIMANVATMISQSGIAYGTSSCLCQFQAFLIQWFMPADALWTLAMACNVYLTFFHKYNSEQLRQLEWKYVLFCYGLPFIPAFVYFFIETEARGKVYGSAILWCWVSLPWDFLRIAVFYGPVWFVIFLTFAIYLRAGKVIFEKRRQLEEAECPESSGEIDSPMEPAVSKKTEIHVTSEITHSGSESNRLSIMSASLIPHRYLSPYSPYSVTIEGGSAAGNDEHVPMRTLRSSQHDPYAQHHAMARDVNSAAWAYTKYAMLFFIALLVTWVPSTINRLYALIYPRNFNFGMNYTSSFVLPLQGFWNSIIYVSISWPAFKEAFAKIKWRHSLQRGPSQHIITGHGAVGSLHSHGNDSTRALTG is encoded by the exons ATGTCGCTCTCACCGCGAGAATTGTTCGCCATATCGACGACAGAACGCATATGCTCTGCGATCTCTCTCGCTGGCACAAGTATCATAAtcatctctttcctctcatCTAGATCCTTTCGCAAGCCGATCAATCGTCTCGTATTTTACGCGTCATGGGGAAATATCATGGCAAATGTAGCCACGATGATCTCTCAGTCGGGCATCGCCTACGGGACAAGCAGCTGCCTTTGTCAGTTCCAGGCGTTTCTGATTCAATG GTTCATGCCCGCTGATGCGTTGTGGACTCTTGCCATGGCATGCAATGTCTACTTGACATTCTTCCACAAATATAACTCGGAACAGCTGCGACAACTCGAGTGGAAATACGTGCTTTTCTGCTATGGCCTCCCCTTTATTCCGGCATTCGTTTATTTCTTCATAGAAACCGAGGCTCGGGGAAAGGTTTACGGCTCAGCCATA CTCTGGTGCTGGGTGTCGCTCCCCTGGGATTTTCTTCGCATTGCGGTCTTTTATGGTCCAGTCTGGTTCGTCATTTTCCTAACATTTGCCATTTACCTGCGTGCTGGCAAAGTAATCTTCGAGAAACGACGGCAACTCGAGGAGGCTGAGTGTCCGGAGTCTTCCGGCGAAATTGACAGTCCTATGGAGCCCGCTGTTTCCAAAAAGACAGAAATCCACGTCACCAGCGAGATCACACATTCTGGGAGTGAATCCAATCGATTGTCCATCATGAGTGCCAGCCTTATACCGCATCGATACCTCAGCCCATACTCGCCCTACTCTGTAACCATTGAAGGTGGCAGCGCAGCTGGCAACGACGAACATGTGCCAATGCGGACGTTGAGAAGCAGCCAGCACGATCCATACGCTCAGCATCACGCTATGGCGAGAGACGTGAACTCGGCCGCCTGGGCTTATACCAAATATGCGAtgcttttcttcatcgcACTGCTTGTCACATGG GTACCCTCCACGATTAACAGATTGTACGCGCTGATCTATCCGCGCAACTTCAACTTCGGCATGAACTATACGTCCAGTTTCGTCCTTCCGCTGCAAGGCTTCTGGAATAGTATCATTTACGTATCAATCTCTTGGCCTGCTTTCAAAGAGGCTTTTGCGAAGATCAAATGGCGACATTCCCTGCAAAGAGGCCCATCCCAACACATAATCACTGGACATGGGGCTGTCGGAAGTCTCCATTCGCATGGGAACGACAGCACCCGCGCGTTGACGGGTTAA